DNA from Agarilytica rhodophyticola:
AAAACGCTGATGGAGACAAACCCGGGCTTGAGGTGATGATCGTCACTGCACAAAAGCGGGCGCAAAACCTGCAGGATGTGCCGATTGCCATTCAATCGTTCAATAATGAATCCTTGCAGAGCAAAGGTATTTCAAGTGTGACTGATTTGGCCCCCTCACTGCCCAATGTGGAACTGGATTATACCTCTGCTTTTAGTGGTTCAACGCAAGTGCTTGGGGCTTTTATTCGCGGTATTGGGCAGGCGGACTTTGCTTTTAACTTAGAGCCTGGTGTGGGTGTTTATATCGATGGAGTGTTTTATGCACGTGCGATAGGATCTGTTGTCGACCTACTTGATGTTGACAATATTGAGGTATTGAAAGGGCCTCAAGGCACTTTGTTTGGCCGCAATACTATTGGTGGAGCGCTCAATATCACCACACGCAAGCCATCGGATACGTTCCAACATATGGGTGAAATCACCATTGGTGAATACAATAGAAAAGACCTCCGTGGCGTGGTTGATATTCCCCTAAGCGATTCCCTGTTTTCACAATTATCTTTTTCTTCGAAAAATCGTGATGGCTATCATCGTCGTATTCCTTTCCCTGGTACCTTCACTACTGACGTAGGCCGTTTTATCGGTACTGGAGAGGAAACCTTTAACGATACCCAAGGCGGAGAAAATAATCACACCTTACGCGGTAAGCTGCTATGGGACAACGGCGGCGACATCAGCGTGTTGTTTTCCGTTGATAGCTCCAATACTGATGAAGCCTCTGCACCTAACACGTTAATCGGCACATTCCCCGATGCGCCAGATCCTAATAATGGTTTATTGGGTTTTTTGTATAATGCTTGTATTTCTGCACCAGCAGGTGCTGTAGCACCCTTTTGTGATAGCAACCGCGCGGTTGTTGGCACGGCATTAGGTGGGGTTAATCTCGATGGCACCAACACCAACGATAGACTTCTCTATAATGATCAATTTATTACTGATGATATTGATACTACTTACGGGCGAGGAGCAAATTATTCCAAGCTCTCTTCGTGGGGCACATCGGCGACATTAGATTGGTCTTTATCTAATGATGTGGATTTCAAATCAATCACAGCTTATCGCGAACTGGACAGTAGCTTTGGTTCTGATGTGGATGGTTCGCCACTTGTTATCAACGATACTTCCTTTGCCATAAGGCAGCAGCAGTGGTCACAAGAATTGCAACTTACCGGCTTATCATTTGATGGCAAAATGGAATGGGTCGGCGGTTTTTATTACTTCCATGAGCAAGGGGACTCTACCGATAATGTAGTGTTTGGTGAGGGTTTGGTACAGATTGTTGGGCCTAATGATTTCACCAATGATGCCTATGCATTATTTGGCCAACTGAATTACAGCTTCACCGATAAATTTAGTTCTACTGTCGGTGTGCGCTATACCTATGAAGATAAGGTCTTTACCGGAGGGCAGAGAGATCTCAATGCCTTTGCGTCCCAGTCTGGTGCAGTGGCACCAGAGGATCATCCAGATCCGAGCGATTTAACCTTGTATTTCCCCACTGATGAAAATAACCGAACGTTTGATAACGTTTCTGCAAAATTAGGCTTTGAGTATAGGTTTACGCCAGATATTTTATCTTACGTATCTTTCTCCCAAGGTTTTAAAAGTGGTGGCTGGACAACAAGGGCCACGGTGGCTATCACCGAAGCGCCTGAATTTGAAGAAGAGACAGCAGACACCTACGAAGTAGGTTTAAAATCTCAGTGGTTTGATAACACGCTACGCCTAAATATGGCCCTGTTCTCGACCGACTATGATGATCTTCAAATCACCGTTCAGCGGGGCTTGTCTCCATTTATCGAAAATGCAGGAAAGTCTAAAATCGAAGGGCTAGAGGCCGATTTTATATGGGTTGCAACCGATGCATTGACGCTAAGTGGTGCCATTGGCCTAATTGATGCTCGTTATACTGAGCTTGAAGCCGGTGCTCAGGTTCAGGAAGACTTTCTTTTTAATAACACGCCAGAAGAATCAGCCAGCCTTTCTGTTGATTATGTTATGTCTATGCAATCGGGAAGCTCATGGCAATGGCATGTGGATTATGCTTACACCAGTGAACAGGCGAATGATGCCGAGAATACCCCAGAGCTTATCGCTGATAGCCAAAGTACATTCAATGGCTCATTAACATTCAGACCGAGTA
Protein-coding regions in this window:
- a CDS encoding TonB-dependent receptor, whose product is MHNKRINFKLSALMVAMTMSHLVNGQENADGDKPGLEVMIVTAQKRAQNLQDVPIAIQSFNNESLQSKGISSVTDLAPSLPNVELDYTSAFSGSTQVLGAFIRGIGQADFAFNLEPGVGVYIDGVFYARAIGSVVDLLDVDNIEVLKGPQGTLFGRNTIGGALNITTRKPSDTFQHMGEITIGEYNRKDLRGVVDIPLSDSLFSQLSFSSKNRDGYHRRIPFPGTFTTDVGRFIGTGEETFNDTQGGENNHTLRGKLLWDNGGDISVLFSVDSSNTDEASAPNTLIGTFPDAPDPNNGLLGFLYNACISAPAGAVAPFCDSNRAVVGTALGGVNLDGTNTNDRLLYNDQFITDDIDTTYGRGANYSKLSSWGTSATLDWSLSNDVDFKSITAYRELDSSFGSDVDGSPLVINDTSFAIRQQQWSQELQLTGLSFDGKMEWVGGFYYFHEQGDSTDNVVFGEGLVQIVGPNDFTNDAYALFGQLNYSFTDKFSSTVGVRYTYEDKVFTGGQRDLNAFASQSGAVAPEDHPDPSDLTLYFPTDENNRTFDNVSAKLGFEYRFTPDILSYVSFSQGFKSGGWTTRATVAITEAPEFEEETADTYEVGLKSQWFDNTLRLNMALFSTDYDDLQITVQRGLSPFIENAGKSKIEGLEADFIWVATDALTLSGAIGLIDARYTELEAGAQVQEDFLFNNTPEESASLSVDYVMSMQSGSSWQWHVDYAYTSEQANDAENTPELIADSQSTFNGSLTFRPSNENWEVALGAKNITDERYIVSGFRQVGAGVIDGTYSRPREWYLTFRYFNQ